A segment of the Desulfonatronovibrio hydrogenovorans DSM 9292 genome:
CCCTGAACAAGGTGTTTAACGTAGCCTTTGGTCAAAGGACGACTCTTAATGAACTCTTCAGCATGATCAATAAAATGGTAATGGAGTCTGGCTACCCTGTTCAGCATGTCATGCCGGATTATCGTGATTTCAGACCCGGTGATGTGCGCCATTCCCTGGCCGACATTGGCAGGGCCAGAAGCCTTCTTGGGTATGAGCCGGCTTACTCGGTTGAGGAAGGTCTGAAAAAAACTGCAGACTGGTATTGTAGTTTTGCTGGAAGGTCATCAGAGGATCAGGCTTTGGCCTGAAATCATCAGCGCAGGAAGGATCCTGAATCTGTCTGGAAAGAGCTCATTTATGGTGATCCCGGTGTGCATAATATGGAAAAGTAGAGACTGAAAGGCATCCTGGTGGCTGGATGTGGAGTGTCGGAGCGAAGACAGACTGCTAAGGCTTTTTTAAATTCCCTCCTTCTCAGGCACATTGACCACGGATTCTTTTACTCTTGAACTTCTTTTCAAGGTTGCAGACAGATGTGCAGGCATTCCGTCTGAGGTGGTTTTGTCTGATCAAACCAGGCTTGTTAACCGGTGAGATACTTAATCCAGGTGGACGCAATAAACAGAATGCAACCAGTACACAGTATGGACCCAGCCCAATCAGAAGCGCCTTTGCAGAAAAGAAAGATCCTTTATCTATGTCATCGCATTCCATATCCTCCCAATAAGGGAGACAAGATCAGATCCTTCAATCAGATTAAGTATTTATCTGAACAAGGCCATGATGTTCATCTTGTATGTCTGGCAGATCAGCAGCGTGATGTCAGCCATCGAGAAAAGCTTCTAAAGTGGTGCAAGAGTGTTAACCTTGAATTCAGGTCGACTTTTAAGTCAAAACTCCTTGCTCTGCCCTGGTTTCTGAGTTCTCTTCCCCTGTCAGTCCCCTGTTTCTACAGTTCAGTGCTGCAGAAAAAAGTGGACTCAATTCTCCAGAACAAGGACATTGATGTAATCTTCTGTTTTTCATCGGTGACAGCAGAATACCTTGTCCTGAGCAGGTTCTCGGGGATTCAGGACAGGCTGCAGATCATTGATTATTGTGATTTGGATTCGGATAAGTGGCTGCAGTACAGTTCCAGGTCATCTTGGCCCATGTCCAGGATTTACGCCAGGGAGGCCAGACTGTTGCTGAAATATGAATGCAGCTTAAACAGGCTGTTTGATTATTCTGTTTTCATATCCGAGGCTGAAGCTGATCTTTTCAGGCCCTGGGCCGGACATCCGGAGAGGATCAGGATCATGCCCAACGGTGTTGATCATGATTTCTTCTCGCCGGTCATACCTGCAGAGCTTAACCAACACCCGGTTCTATTGTTTACTGGAGCCATGGATTATGAAGCCAATGTTGACGGAGTAGTCTGGTTCTGCCAATCCATTCTTCCTGAACTGACTTCCAGAATTCCCGGTCTGATGTTTTACATAGTTGGAGGGAATCCTTCTCCTGCAGTACAGAGGCTGGCTGGGAAAAATGTCGTTGTCACTGGTTATGTGAACGACATCAGGACATATTACCAGATGGCGGATGTGTGCGTTGTACCCTTGCGTATGGCCAGAGGAGTGCAGAACAAGGTTCTTGAGGCCATGTCCATGGCCAGACCTGTAGTAACCACCTCAAAAGTACTCCAGGGCATAAAGGCTGAACCTGGCCGCGAATTACTGGTGGCTGATACTGAACAGGAATTCTGTCAGGGGATTATCAGCCTGCTCAGTGATCAAAAGCTGAGGTCAGATGTCTCTAAAAGGGGAAGAAGTTTTGTCCTGGAAAATTATGATTGGCGGGAAAACCTCAAGTCTCTGGATGAAATGCTCAAACCAGGTTCCGTCCAGGAGAAAAATAGCATCCCATCCAGGTCCTGTCTCAATCCCCTGTTTTTTCCATGCTATATCCTGCTGATGTTTCTGACCATTCTGTGGCCCATGGAGGAAACTTCCCCCGGGGCAAGCATCACCTATCTGATTAAGCCCGGATTGCAGAATTTTTTGCATTTACCCGTGTTTGCAGGCTTTTCCTTGCTTTTTTTTGACTTTATTCAGAATTTTCAACTTTCTCCTGCCAAAAGAATGCTTCTCTTTCTAGGAGCCGGACTGGGCCTTTGTGTTCTGCTTGAATGGCTTCAGCTTTTTGTCCCGGGAAGGTATTTTTCTCTGACCGATGTGCTGACGAACATAGTCGGACTTTTTATCGGCCTGGCAACATACAGGTACTGGTGCTCTGGTTCATCACA
Coding sequences within it:
- a CDS encoding TIGR03087 family PEP-CTERM/XrtA system glycosyltransferase, translated to MQPVHSMDPAQSEAPLQKRKILYLCHRIPYPPNKGDKIRSFNQIKYLSEQGHDVHLVCLADQQRDVSHREKLLKWCKSVNLEFRSTFKSKLLALPWFLSSLPLSVPCFYSSVLQKKVDSILQNKDIDVIFCFSSVTAEYLVLSRFSGIQDRLQIIDYCDLDSDKWLQYSSRSSWPMSRIYAREARLLLKYECSLNRLFDYSVFISEAEADLFRPWAGHPERIRIMPNGVDHDFFSPVIPAELNQHPVLLFTGAMDYEANVDGVVWFCQSILPELTSRIPGLMFYIVGGNPSPAVQRLAGKNVVVTGYVNDIRTYYQMADVCVVPLRMARGVQNKVLEAMSMARPVVTTSKVLQGIKAEPGRELLVADTEQEFCQGIISLLSDQKLRSDVSKRGRSFVLENYDWRENLKSLDEMLKPGSVQEKNSIPSRSCLNPLFFPCYILLMFLTILWPMEETSPGASITYLIKPGLQNFLHLPVFAGFSLLFFDFIQNFQLSPAKRMLLFLGAGLGLCVLLEWLQLFVPGRYFSLTDVLTNIVGLFIGLATYRYWCSGSSQ